Below is a genomic region from Candidatus Nealsonbacteria bacterium.
TTTCCATTATCTGATCCAAGATCAAGCACTTTTAAACTATCTAGATTAACCCCTTCTTCTTTTCTAAGAAATTAAGATAACACATAAGATCACTTCTTAGCTCATCTCCCATTTTTAATAATTGAGAATTTTGATACTTTTGTTCCCATGCTTTTTCTTGAGGCATATCTATTTTCTATCACTTAATTCATCGTCTTCTTCTGTTATAAAACCGTGAACCTGACTACTCCATAAATCAAAGTATAGTCCGGATTTTTGGATTAGCTCTTTATGAGTCCCCATTTCAACTATTTCTCCTTCTTTAAATACAATAATTCTATCCATCTTTTGAATGGTTGATAGGCGATGAGCGATAACTATTGTTGTTCTGTCTTTAATTAATTCTTCAAGAGCATTTTGTATTTTCTTTTCAGCAATAGAATCAAGTGAACTTGTCGCTTCATCTAAAATTACAATGGGAGCATTCTTAATCATGGCACGAGCAATTGCGATTCGTTGTCTTTCCCCGCCCGATAATTTAATTCCACGTTCTCCAACAAGAGAATCGTATTTCATAGGAAGCGCATCTATGAATTCATGGGCATAAGCTCTTTTTGAAACATTAACAACTTCTTGAAAAGTTGCACTCGGTCTTGCATAGGCAATATTATCCCGAAGTGATCTATGAAACAATGATGGGTCTTGAGGAACATAAGCTATTTTCTTTCTTAATTCTTCTTGTGAAACCTTAGTTATATCTTGCCCGTCTATTGTGATATTTCCCCCTTGGATATCTACAAATCTTAGAAGTAATTTAATAATCGTTGTCTTTCCGGCTCCTGAGTAGCCAACTAAAGCAACTTTTTCGCCTGGTTTTATAAATAAGTCTAATTCATTGAAAATAACGTTATTTTGATCGTAAGCAAAAGTAACTTTATTGAATCTAATATCCCCTCTTGTAACAAAAAGTTTTTCTGGTTTTATAGGATCTTTGACTCCCGGTTTTCTGTCAAAAATTTTAACCATTTCATCGGCATCGGCTATAGCAGAAGATATTTTTATAATATTCCTACTTATTGACCAAACAATATTAAAGCTTGTTAAAACATAAACTTGTACTAAAACAATGGTACCGGTAGAAACAGAGCCACTTTTCCATAGATTGATTGCAAACCAAATTATTACAATATTAAATATAGCAATTATGAATCCTTGAATCATTCCATCCCAGAATACCTGTTGCATCCATGCAGCATATCTTTTTTCTTGCTGATACGAGGTAGTCTTAGCAAAATTCTTTGATTCTCTTTTTTCAGTTGCAAACATTTTAACAGTAAAAATATTAGAAACAATATCTGAATAATGACCTGTAGTATAAGAATCAGCCTCAGCATTAGTGAGACTCTTTGGTATTTGCCATCTCACTAATATTCTAACTATCACTCCATAAAATCCAATCCAAATTAAAAATGCCAAACCAAGTACTGCAGAATGATACCAAAGAACAATAAGTGAACTCAAAAGAGTAATTCCACTCATCCATATTTGGAAGATAAATTGATCATGTAAAATTTCAAACGCATGTATAAAGCGCTTTGTTTTAGCAACAAGGCCACCCACAAAAGTGCTTGAGAAAAAAGTGTATGAATGCCTTTGTAGTTTTTCTAGGGAATAATCGTAAAGTTCTTTTAGTATTTTACTTTGAGTTTTAACCAAAAGATAATCACCTAAACGATAAAAACAATTATATAATATAACTATGAAAACCAGTGAGATTAATAGAAAATTTAATTGCTGGTGAGCATTGGGTGGATTAACTGAAACAATATCAACTATCCCCTTGTATATTAAAGGAACAATAACATTTGTTGATATAACTCCTAATCCATATGAAACTAAAATAAGTGCCTGTAACCAAGTGTACTTTTTTAAAAACTTCCAATAATGACTAAATATAGACTTATAATTCATAGCTTA
It encodes:
- a CDS encoding ABC transporter ATP-binding protein/permease, whose protein sequence is MNYKSIFSHYWKFLKKYTWLQALILVSYGLGVISTNVIVPLIYKGIVDIVSVNPPNAHQQLNFLLISLVFIVILYNCFYRLGDYLLVKTQSKILKELYDYSLEKLQRHSYTFFSSTFVGGLVAKTKRFIHAFEILHDQFIFQIWMSGITLLSSLIVLWYHSAVLGLAFLIWIGFYGVIVRILVRWQIPKSLTNAEADSYTTGHYSDIVSNIFTVKMFATEKRESKNFAKTTSYQQEKRYAAWMQQVFWDGMIQGFIIAIFNIVIIWFAINLWKSGSVSTGTIVLVQVYVLTSFNIVWSISRNIIKISSAIADADEMVKIFDRKPGVKDPIKPEKLFVTRGDIRFNKVTFAYDQNNVIFNELDLFIKPGEKVALVGYSGAGKTTIIKLLLRFVDIQGGNITIDGQDITKVSQEELRKKIAYVPQDPSLFHRSLRDNIAYARPSATFQEVVNVSKRAYAHEFIDALPMKYDSLVGERGIKLSGGERQRIAIARAMIKNAPIVILDEATSSLDSIAEKKIQNALEELIKDRTTIVIAHRLSTIQKMDRIIVFKEGEIVEMGTHKELIQKSGLYFDLWSSQVHGFITEEDDELSDRK